The DNA window cctttgccatcagggagggggtacaggagcctgaagacacacactcaacgattcaggaacagtttcttcccccctgCCGTCAGATTACTGAATAGAGAATGAACCcactaacactacctcactatttttattatttctgtttttacgcTTTTTTTAGTTTAaccactttatatatatatactgtaattcatttcTTTATCTTTTCAATATTATCTTGTATTGGAAcctactgctgccgctaagttaaaaaaaaaagttacgAACGTTGACCGACAGTAGCCTCACacttttacaatgaccgatggcatttcccctctttccgatcgctttataacttccactttattttcaatcgtggtcgtgattattttcgtaaacagaaacactgcgcattcagagctccggcgccgggtcctaatgtccactcctcaggttaagtaaggtctggggttccgcttgGTCCTATGCTGAATCAAGtggagacaggttgaataagggacttcagcatccgcgaattttatagctttttatttttctctcagcTCAAGTTGGTAGAAGCTGAGGTAGGGACACAGCCACTcagactcatttctcaattgcaagGAACTTTCGGGCTATTCTggaggtgtttagtattgtggctttctgaagatttacatcgATATCACTGAGTGGCCCTCACTGTTTAATGTAattgtgactttgggatgatagcagttgtagatattactactcGGACAATGTACACCCTGTTCATATTCCatcgtctttcaatttcctcttttaattcagtataTTGCTGGtgcttttcacttactgatttctgtacgttgtgtgtgcttggaatggctatatctattaaattagttcttcctgcttgtttatcctgtaatattatatctggacggttattatagattgtcctatctgtagtaAACGATCGGTCACAATATAATTTGtaagactctgactctaaaactgaatCAGGATTCTATTTATAGCAAGGTGTGCTGTCTTTAGTGAGTTTACATTTTAAGGCAAGATTCTTGCGAATGACGTCGGACACTTGATGGTGCCGGTGTacgtaatcagattgagttaaactgctacaggatcctgtaatctGTCGGATTGTCTCCGGTTTCTCCTGGCATTTTCTACACTGGCCATCTTGAATTTGCTGGTCTTTTATGATGTACCTTTGACCATTTCTTGCGCTAACCACCTCGCTCCTGCATTGGCTGAAGGAACCCTTCAGTTTCCGGGCAGAGGTCTCCAACACTGAGCAGAGGCTTTAAACGCGTCCTTGTCATCATCTTCTCCGCTCAGGTGGTGGAGATGTCtaccatggagggtcatgctcttccattggtgaACTTTCTCTCCAGAAGTGATCACGCCTTCATCTTCCATTTCAGTTTTGTGGTGTGTGAACATCATATCAGAATTGCGCATGCTCGCGTGGAGTGTTGAAGCCAGTTTTCGTTGATGAAAATATTTCCTCTGAAGATTTATCCGTCTGCTGTGTGTAGATTTTTGATACCTGTTGTTCCTCGCCCACCGTCCCAGGGAGTGTTAAACTACGGGCATTCGACTGtacataatgattttttttaaaaatctgtcttTGTCAAAAGCAATATCATTATTGCTGGAGGCATTGGTACTTGTGGTTCGTGCAGATCGGGACGCTGTGGCAGCGGCGGGGGCCGAAGAGCGTTATGTTTTGGTCTGCCTGTGAATTCCCACACCCCCCTccgaaagtgtgtgtgtgtgcggagtGGGGTTACTACTATTAACCGTAGCTCCGGTTGAGGGAGCACCCATTCTCAGAAGAACTGTGGGGCGGGGTTGACCATGAACGTTGCGTCCCCGGCTGTCCGCGTAACACGCCAGTACGCGAGCCAGGGCTCATCGAtacggagaacaagctgttgcccgtgcggCGAGCTCCCCCTATCCACGCAGGAACGGCCGAGACCGATACAGCCTGCAAACCGCGGCATCGCAGGGGTTGCCCGTCAGCGGAGGATTGCCTtacggactccagctccggatttttctcCTCAAGGGTTCACTCCCGAAGCCCTCCCCACGAGTGGGttcagccgcaaggcagcgggagttctgagatcagttttccttctcctaactGAGCTACCAACCGCGGcagacgagccccatctgcccggagcgactggtttaaacacacacacagagacagagatacacagacagacacacacacacacacacacacacacacacacacacacacacacacacacacacacagacccacacacacacacacacacacacacacacacacacacacacacacacacacacacacacacacacacacagacacacacacacacacacacacacacacacacacacacaatgctggaggaactcagcagggcaggcagcctctatggaggggaataaactgacgccgtttcgggccgagactcctcACCAGGACAAGAATGCACCTTCTGCATCTAACATTCACACTGAACGCGTTAAGTAGTATTCTGCTGGCTTTGTGAAGAATCCACTGACAGTGTGAAATCTGTGCAGGGGGGTTTTTAAAAGTGGGGTAAAGGCCGCCGCGCTGGGACAATTCCCCCGCTCTCGACCTCGGCCAGTCCGGGTCCTGCGCTTCGAGTCGCCGTCACGAACCGAGCTCTGCGGTGCGTCACCGTGACATCTTCAGTGCCTCGCCATGACATTCCTCCTTCGTTCACCGCCGCCCCcacctccacccctccaccccctctCCACACCCTGCTCCTGGAGCTTTCGGGAATATGGTTGAACGAAAATTAAACTTGCACTTGAACAGTTAAACTTGAAGaaacttttctctctctctcagctgcaGAAAGAATCAGACCTGCACCGCGGGCGTGGGAGGCGGTGGGGTCGTGTGTTTCGGACTCTGGGTGTGTCCGCCGTAACTCGGGACCCTCCAAAGAGCCCCAGGCTCCACGCCCAGCACATTGTTTTCTCTGGGCGGTGGCAGTCTCGGGATGAGGATATAAAGAAGAGAGGAGCAGGTGTCCGCACACCATTGCCTTCGTGCAGGCTGAGGAACAAGATGCAATCCAGCTTCACCAGCAGCACCACGCGTCAGACCCTGGGGTCCCGGAGCTTGACCGGGACCCCCTCACGCATGCGTGGAAGCAGTATGTCCGGCTTCGGCCAGGGCAGCATGTCCAGCAGTCGAGTCTCCAGCTACGGCATGGGCTCGTCCCTGGGCGCCGGCCTGGGAATGAGCTCCGGCCTGATGACCGCATCCGGCGGCGGGTTCAGCGGCGGGTTCGGCGGCGCAGGAGGCTTCAGcatgtcctcctcctcctcctccgccGTGACCAACGAGAAAGAGACCATGCAGTCGCTGAACGACCGGCTGGCGGCGTACCTGGAGAAGGTGCGCTCCCTGGAGAAGTCCAACGCCGAACTGGAGCTTCAGATCCGGGAGTTTTACCAACAGGCCGGTCCCGCCAACCGCGACTACAGCGAGTACTGGGCCACCATCAACAACCTCCGCGAAAAGGTAAGAGCccgggaataaacagctgacacctCCTCcccagggggtgtgtgtgtgtgtctgtgtgtgtgggaggggaagaTGGTCAGGGTGGGAGGATGATGGCCATTTctacatcacgggtagaaagagCCCATTCGGCCGACTGAGTGTGTTTCGCCATTACAGTCTGGCTAATCTATTGCCCCTTCCAAATGCACCTTTGCAAAGTTACAGAGGCCATTGAACCCTCCGGGAGATGTCTTTGCACGgcgggtgcccccccccccccaacaattatCAATACCGTTCAGAgagtgtctgcctggtgtcagtggtcacatcacCAGGAGTTGTGAtccgcaccggctgctcataggaCCGTCCACCACCTGTCCCCATGGCTTCCCGTGAGCACGGTCAGTGTTGGTGGGGTGGGTAGAGGGGAAGGCGGGTTAGGAaccctgcccaagggtgacccacGGGCGAGCGGAGGGAAGAGGCTCCTCGCCGCCCATGAGATCCTCCCGTTCGTGGGTACCCAACCTGACCGCCGCCGCCTCAGCCGTCCGCCTCGTCTCCGTCCTAAGTGGCCGTCCCTTtgttgtgaggctgtgccctctgcagAGGGGAGAAGGTTACGTGCGAGGGAAGGCTGGTGGAGAATGGGGGAAGGCCGGGGCAGGGGTTAAAGATTGACTCTGTTTCTCACTCGGCCATCTAGACGCGCCATTTGCGGATTTGACCAACACCAGGGTGTCGGGGGTGGGGCGGGAGGCTGTCGGCAAGTAACACCGCGCTTCCGGCGACCACGCAGCGTGTCCTCAGTTTCCGTCTGCGGGTCGTGCGAGGGGGAGAGCGGGAGGACCCGCAAAAAGCCCACGGGGCAAAGAGGATCGAATGCGAAAGGAGGACGGGCGGAgtgcgggagagagagggagggaaggtggAGAGGGCGCAGGGAAGGGCAGGATGGAGGAGAGAGGGGCTGGTGGAGAGGTCAGAGGGAACGGACGGTGGAGGAGAGAGCGGCTGGTGGAGAGGGCAGAGGGAAGGGCTGTCGTGTGTAGAGGGTGGAGGGAAGGGCAGGGTGGAGAAAAGAGGAGGGCGGAGGGGCAGGTGGAAAGGGCGCGGGTAACGGCAGGGTGGAGGAGTGAGGGGTTGGTGGAGGAAGACGTAGCCCTGAGGTAGGTGGGGGCTGGGAGGAGAGAGGTTGGAATTGAGGGTCAGGGTTTAACCTTGGACACCGAAAGCGAGCGGGACAGTGCGCCTGTGTTTTCCCACGCACCCTTGCTCCACCCAGTCCATGTTCACCGCCTGTCTCCCACAGATCAACGAATTGATCCTCACCAACTCCGGAATCATGCTCCAGGTGGACAACTCCAAACTGGCGGCGGAAGACTTCAAGACCAAGTTAGTACCGAGCCGGCCGATGCGAGTATTGAGGTCCAACTGACCGGGTCGGCCTCCTCCGCCCCTCCCTCTTCTACTGGAGGGCGGACAATGGGCCGAATTAGTCCTCCAGGTCGTCGTCTGCTTCTCGGGAAGTTTTACGGCGACTGGCAGACAAGCAGGAGGTCCATTACCGCCACCTACTGGGCTGGAGCATGGGGCAAAAAACTAGAAATGGACACACcgtattcttccccccccccccagccccgcTAAAAAAAAACCCTCAAATCTGCAGAGTGTGTTGTGTGGCTAAAAATGACATAGACTATTGTTAACATATAGGGTTGactgtatctccctccacagatgatgcttgtgtttttttttggttccAGAATTTAACATCTTCCTTGCTTTTCTAACATAGTATGCAGCGAATTCTGGAGTTCGGCCTGTAATGAGTTAACAGGAGTTAATCTCCTCTCAAACCTCCGACTTGGTTTCTAACCCTGTCCCCGATTGGATCCAATAGTCACCGTCCAGTCTTCTGGGGCAAATGTTCGTTCTTCATCCAAGTGCAGGGGTGGAGAACCAGATAGTAAATGAGGGTTCATCTCCCATCTAATAGGACCTTCCTCTGTTCTTAAAccgtaccctctggtcctagattcccacactacacgaaacatcctctctacatccactcggcgtcctctggtccgagactcccccactgcaggaaacatcctctccacatccactccatctgtgtcctctggacctagattaccccactataggaaacaccctctccacatccactctacttgtGTCCTccgatcctagactcccccactataggaaacaccctctccacatccactctacttctgtcctctggtcctagactcccccactataggaaacatccactccatatccactctatctgtgccctctggtcctagacttccccactataggaaacatcttctccgcatccactctatctgtgccctctggtcctagaatcccccactataggaaacaccctctccacatccactctacttgtgtcctctggtcctagacttccccactataggaaacatcctctccacatccactctatctgtgccctctggtcctagactcccccactataggaaacaccctctccacatccactctatctgtgccctctggtcctagactcccccactataggaaacatcctctccacctccactctatctgtgccctctggtcctagacttccccactataggaaacatcctttccacattcttTCACCGTTCGTTGTGTCtcaatgaggtcagccctcattcttctgaattccagcgagtacaggttcaGATATCTTGTACACTTTGGGGGCATGAAATGCCTTACGACTTCAGCCCTGGCCACCGATGACCAGaatctcctgctctctccccatctcgATAGGTTTGAAACTGAGTTGACCATCAGGATGTCCGTTGAGAACGATATCAACGGTCTGCGCATGATGTTGGACAACCTGAACCTCGAGAGGAGTCAGCTGGAGACAGATATCGAGAACCTGAAAGAGGAGCTCATTTACATCAGGAAAAACCATGAAGATGTAAGCTATGGGCGTCACCGCCCGAACATTGTGAGTTGTCTCTGTTCCGTGTCACTGCTGGGAGTCGGAGGCTGACATCGCtgagttttttttcccttcctGCAGGAACTCAGGAGCCTGAGGTCTCAGATGTCTGGGAACGTCTCTGTCGATGTCAAAGATGAAGACTCCGCGGACTTGCTCAAGATTCTGGCAGACATTCGGGCGAAACATGAAGCCATGGTCAACAAGCACAAGGCAGAGACCGACGAATGGTACAAACAGGAGGTAAGTGGATACTTATTCCGAGATAACGTGCAGAACAGGTCCCGCCGGCCCCATCGAGACTCACGGCCGAGCGACCCACCTGTTCCCGAGTCCAGGTGACCACCGTgttcagaaacaggccattcggcccatggcgTGTCTGCTCCCTCAATTCACCATTGCCGGTCCCATTTTCCTCTCCGCAGGCCTGTCTTCGGGATACGGAAGGGAACCGGAGAAGTCAGAGATCTTGGGCAGGACAAGCAGCCGCCTTAGAGCCACCATTAGAATTGAACTCCCCAGTCTGACCTCCCCCGGCCCCCCGCCCCACCCCACATGATGTAATAGCGCCTTCTCCACCGTCACGGTGTCCTTCCATCCCGATCTCTGAACCGTCACTGGATAAGTTGACGATATTTATAAACTTGCTTAGCAACAACTTGACCCTCTGCATGGTGGCAGTTTTGATCAGCGCTGGCTCAGCCATTGGTGAACTGAGCCCCTCTCTTCTCGCCACTAGAATCGggtaaggtccggggttccgggGGACGGTGAGGCATGAGGCCGGCCGCtatcctcacctggtttagtcTGCCTAAACCGAATCTCTGGGGTGTGGGTGGTGTAGGAATCAACTGGGTATCATGAACGGGGTGTGCCATAGGGTATAAATACTTCCTTCGGGCCC is part of the Hemitrygon akajei chromosome 18, sHemAka1.3, whole genome shotgun sequence genome and encodes:
- the LOC140741548 gene encoding keratin, type I cytoskeletal 19-like; translated protein: MQSSFTSSTTRQTLGSRSLTGTPSRMRGSSMSGFGQGSMSSSRVSSYGMGSSLGAGLGMSSGLMTASGGGFSGGFGGAGGFSMSSSSSSAVTNEKETMQSLNDRLAAYLEKVRSLEKSNAELELQIREFYQQAGPANRDYSEYWATINNLREKINELILTNSGIMLQVDNSKLAAEDFKTKFETELTIRMSVENDINGLRMMLDNLNLERSQLETDIENLKEELIYIRKNHEDELRSLRSQMSGNVSVDVKDEDSADLLKILADIRAKHEAMVNKHKAETDEWYKQEIASKQQEMTVNAGAIDGEKSKLTELRRSCQGLETELSTLQSIIASLERNLDEVDMRFGGERDKLQMTINGLEAELGGIRAKLVTMSGEYQQLLNIKSRLEAEIETYRRLLGGFGSQSSSQASSSSTVTKTEIKEERKPVVSTKTKTITVVEKIVDGQVVSTHMEEQS